The following proteins come from a genomic window of Triticum aestivum cultivar Chinese Spring unplaced genomic scaffold, IWGSC CS RefSeq v2.1 scaffold270379, whole genome shotgun sequence:
- the LOC123176426 gene encoding acyl transferase 15-like, whose amino-acid sequence ATVNINLSPLDKNVMSVPAAVFMVFDGRIPEPAATIERALSQALAHYSPVSGRLAAGAEQGEFHIRCTGEGVPFVAAAADCALKDAEFFGRSVAGALLEELAIYYPAEHCGFGDPLLMMQVTEFSCGGFVVGVTWNHVVADAAGIGQFLQAVGELARGLPSPSVAPVRWDDALTAVPPPADGFVELMMTLQPADMAALDVTVPWGLIDRIKESSNASGSSRSRPPCTTFEAVTALLWQCRTRAVGLSSSPEEPVALYFAVNARVFVFRFHPRN is encoded by the coding sequence GCCACCGTCAACATCAACCTCTCGCCTTTGGACAAGAACGTCATGTCCGTGCCAGCGGCGGTGTTCATGGTGTTCGACGGTCGGATCCCCGAACCTGCCGCGACCATAGAGAGGGCTCTGTCCCAAGCTCTAGCCCACTACTCCCCAGTCTCAGGCCGCCTCGCTGCCGGAGCCGAGCAGGGCGAGTTCCACATCAGGTGCACCGGCGAGGGCGTCCCGTTCGTGGCCGCGGCCGCGGACTGCGCTCTCAAGGACGCCGAGTTCTTCGGCCGGTCGGTGGCCGGcgcgctgctggaggagctggCCATCTACTACCCGGCCGAGCACTGCGGTTTCGGTGACCCTCTGCTCATGATGCAGGTCACCGAGTTCTCCTGCGGCGGCTTCGTCGTCGGGGTAACGTGGAACCACGTCGTCGCCGACGCGGCCGGGATCGGCCAGTTCCTGCAGGCCGTCGGCGAGCTCGCgcgcgggctgccgtcgccgtccgtggccccggtgAGGTGGGACGACGCGCTGACGGCGGTGCCTCCGCCCGCCGACGGCTTCGTGGAGCTGATGATGACGCTCCAGCCGGCCGACATGGCCGCGCTCGACGTCACCGTGCCATGGGGCCTAATCGACCGCATCAAGGAGAGCTCCAACGCCAGCGGATCATCAAGGTCAAGGCCGCCGTGCACGACGTTCGAGGCGGTGACCGCGCTGCTGTGGCAGTGCCGCACCCGCGCGGTGGGGCTGTCGTCCAGCCCGGAGGAGCCCGTGGCGCTCTACTTCGCGGTGAACGCGCGCGTCTTTGTTTTTCGATTCCATCCACGGAATTAA